Within Bacillus sp. E(2018), the genomic segment TGGCTCACGATTATTATCAAACTTCCAATTTGATCAAAGCTTATGAAGCATGCTTCATAAGCTTTTTTAGTTGGGAAAAGTTAAGAATCGTTAAGAATTTTCCTAAGCTTTTCTTAAGATTTGTTTTACATAATAAATGTAACAGTAAGAAAAGAGGTTGGATGTTAGATGAATATAAAAACACAACGAGGTACGTTATCCTATAAATTCGTTAATCCCTATAGGTATGGCTTTATCATGCATTTAGGAATACTGTTCGTTTCCATATATCTTCTTTCTCAATCACTAGCTACAGTTGAACCATCATATAAAACAATTTTTCTAATCATTGGGTGTAGTGTTATCTTCCTTCTAATAGCATCTTATAGTTTGAAGTGGGACACATTTTTCGGAAAAATGAAGACGGTCTCGGTTGTGTATAGCCTATTAATGGCAGCCGTTTTTCTCACATATGGTTTGAGTCGCTTAATTGTTACTCTTGATAACAAAGGGTTAGAGACGATCCTAAACGAGAACATGGAACTTGCCAAGCTTATCTACTTTTCTGTGTGTTATGCTCAACCCATTATCTTGCCAGTTCCAGAAATCGTAACTGTCGTAGCGGGAAGTGCTGCTCTCGGCCCGTTCACCGCTTTTATCTTAGGATTCATGGGCGCTGTGTTAGGGATTCATACGATGTATTATTTATCTCGAACTTTTGGAATGAAGCTGGTGAAACGATTAGTAAATGAAAAACAATTAGATCAATATCATCGTTTTGTTAAGAAGAATGAAACATGGATCTTGATTTTGTTGTTCATTGTTCCTGTGTTGCCAGATGAAATCATTTGTGTTGGAGCAGGAGTGAGTGGTGTTAAAACAAGACGCTTTATATGGATTGCTGTATTTGCAAAGCTAGTCACTACATTCTCGTTGGCATATTCTTTACGAGTGACGGATCTATTCTAACTTATGTGGCCATTGCCCGCTCCTCTGGAGTCAGCCAACATTCAATTATAGTAATAAAGCGCGCATACAACGAGCTTTATTACTATTTCGTAACAAATTAGATTTAATCTTTCAGACTTACATCCAATGGAAGAATATCTCCTTTGCTTCCATAGTGGTTTATTCGCAAATATTCCCCCCACACTCGTTTTCTTCCTACTTCTGTTTCGGCCCAATTGTTTCTATTTACTTCGGTTCCGTTGTAAACAGTATTGAATGTAAAAGGAATGTATTCCATTTGATTAGGTAAATACTTTTTTAGGGTTCTTATTTGTCTGCCTGTAGCATGACTTTTACAAACAACCATTAAAGTATGTATCTTCGTAAAGTCAAAAACTTCTAGAGCACAGATTACGTTTTCAAGTGAATTAGTAGATTTTTCTTCAATGATAATGTCTTGTATAGGAATTCCTGCACTTACTAAACAGGACACAATGACACGGGCTTCAGATACTTCACGATCTGTATTCCCGTCCCAATCGGGATGGGGAATACCTGTTAAGCTTCTTCCTCCAGTTACAATAATCGTGTCTACGTAGTTAAGATTATAAGCTTCAATGACTTTCTCCCAATGCCCACTATGAGTACCACTAAATACAAAAAGTGCATCACATTTTTGAGGACGTAACTCCTTTTCGAAGGTAATAGCGGTTAAAAACTCAACGTCACTTTCGGTGAATTCTGGAATAATGGGTTCTTTAGGAATGATAGGATTCATATTTGGGCTCCTTAATTAGGTTTTAATTCTATATTTAACAATATATTACATATGATTGTTTTCGCAAGTTTTTTTCTTGTTTATTCTTGTTATTGCCTTTTTGTGCATGATTTGTAGGTCTTAAAGGAAGAGAATGAAAAAAACGGCCGATTCAAAAAAACTGTATCGGCCGTTTTGTATACTCTTTATATAAAACTGAATCTTAAGTTTTTGGAAATGTAAAGCCTTCTCCAAACACATCTCTTACATCATGGACCACAACAAAAGCTTTTTCATCTACACGTTGGATCATTTTCTTTAACAAGAATAGCTCTTGTTTGTTGATTACAACGTAAAGTATGTCTTTTGCTTCATTTGAATAATGACCTCTTGCATTAATAATGGTAACACCACGATCCATCTCATCGCTTACTTTTTTAGCGATCTCGTCTGTGCTATCAGAAATAATGGTTACAGCTTTTCTTGTATCGAATCCATCAATTAAGTAATCCAAGATCTTCGTACTAATATAAATGGAGATTCCTGTGTACATCGTATTTTCAATCCCGATGACAAAGGCGGATCCAATTACGACAAGAATATCAAAAACAAACATAGTCGTACTAACACCCCAGCCAAAATGCTGATTCAGCATTCGAGCAATAATGGTTGAGCCGCCAGTGGTACCACCTGATCGTAAAACGAGCCCTAAACCAATACCAATGAATACACCTGCAAAAACAGTTCCAAGCATAATATCTACAGAATTCCCCATGCCTTCAGTTAAATGAATGAAAAGGGAGGTAAAGAAGATGGCAATCATCGTATACCATGTTACTCGTTTATTTAAAACTTTATATCCAATGGCTAAAAGGAAACCGTTCATGATAAAGTTTGTTAGTCCCGGTGACCATCCTAATACATAATAAAGAGTCATTGAAATTCCGGTAACGCCGCCTTCACCTAGTTCGTTAGGGATGGCGAACCAATTTACCCCCAGTGCGAAGAACAGGGATCCAATGATAATCAATGTAATTTCTTTTCCTGTGTGGTTCATCTTATCACTCCGTTCAAGCTAAATACCTAGGATAATATATCACAGACAATAGGTTTGAACAAGATTGTACTACAATTTTGTTCAAACTAATATAAACTATGTTAGAATAAGGGAAAAGAACGGTTAGGCAGGTAGTTGAACATGCGTAAAGAGACAGTTGAACAAAAAGTATATCATTTAATTAAAAACGCAATTTTAAATAGACAAATTGCACCGGGGAATCAGCTGTTTGAAAATGCTATTGCTCAGAAGGTGAATGCAAGCAGGACGCCAATCCGAAGTGCAATTATGAGACTAGAATCAGAAGGATTGGTGAATGTAATCCCCAATAAAGGAGCATTCATCGTTCAACCTACGATTGAAGAAATGGTTCAAGCCTTTGAGATGAGAAAGACGTTAGAGGAAATGGCCATTAAGACTGGTTTCTCAAATCTTGCAACAGAAGAAGTCAAAGAACTCAAGCAACTTCTTAATGAAATGAAGAGTGCATATAAGGAACGCAAAATCGTACCGTACCAAGAGAAAAATAATGAATTTCATCTCGTAATAGCTAAAGCTAGCGGAAATAGCTACTTGATTGAGTTTATGAAGAAAATTTTGAGCCAGATTACCACTTATATGGTTCTGTATGATGTTTTTAATGGAAACTCTAACAATGAAGAGCTAGACATTCTTGAACACGAACAAATGATACATTTTATTGAAAATGGAGAAAAGGAAAACTTACGCTCCTTAATTGATAAACATCTGGATGCTAGTTTAACAAAGCTTCAGCAAGATAAGTTAAATTATCAGTCTCTAACAACTTTGTTTTAATACAGGCGATCTGTCAAAGAATAAAGGAGATTTTGTATGGATCAAACAAAATTGCCAGGTAAAATTATCATTTTAAATGGTACACCTCGATCAGGTAAATCCAGCATCGCCTCTGTCATTCAAAACAATTTTGAAGGAGTATGGATGAATATTGGGGTAGACCGAATAATGGATATGACACCAGTAAAGTTTCAACCAAGTATTGGTTTACGACCAGGTGGTGAGCGGCCAGATTTAGAGCCCGTCATACAAAAGGTGTATCTTGCAATGTACAAATCAATTGTTGCTTTCAGTCGTGAAGGTTTAAATGTCATCGTTGATGTGGGTCACCATGAAGGGTATTCTGTAAAGCTTAACATTCTTCAACAAGCTGCTCATATTCTAAGTGGCGTGCCAGCTTGGCTTATTGGTGTGCAGTGTCCGATTGAAACCGTCATGAAACGGAGGATAGAGACTTGGAATATAGGCTACACTTCAGAAGGAAAGGTTCCAACACCTGTAGCACTTTGGCAGCAGCTTGTTCATGAGCCTGGTATATATGATTTAGAAGTAGATACCTCATTATTCACATCAGAAGAATGTGCTGCTCAAGTGTACGAAAGAGTTTATACAGGTCCTCCTCCTAGAGCGCTTCATGACATACAGAATCTCCCTTGAGGCTCTTTAACTTTACAAACTTGAAAATAGCTAATCATTTTTGATTTTTGAACACATGATTTATAATAGTCATCATAATAACTTGTAAAATCTGAGGGATGTACAATTGAAAATAAAAGATAACAAATCCAACTATTATGCAAAAATTTCATTAGGAGTAATGGGTGGTGGATTTTTGGCTACCTTTCCTTTTCAAGATTCAATAGCGGGACAAGTTCTTCAAGGGGGATTTGAAGCAGGTTTAGTTGGTGGTTTGGCAGATTGGTTTGCCGTTACGGCACTATTCCGACATCCTCTAGGACTCCCAATACCTCATACGGCGCTACTTCCTAAAAATCGTGATCGAATGCTTAAAGCGATCATAAACATGCTAGAGAACGACTGGCTTACGAAAGAGAGTATTCAAAATAAAATTAAAGATATAAATATATCAGAAAAGGCAGTACACGAGTTAGAGCAAAGGTTACAATCACCTTCCTTTCATAAAGGGGTACAGTCTTTAGTTATCCATCTTATAAACGAAATCGATCCGGTAAAACTATCACCAATTTTAGAGAAAGAGTTAAAAGAATATATACATGGTGTAGACATCGAGCCTGCTCTAGACAAAATGGTGAACGAAGTGCTGAAAAGGGAACTGGATACTAAAGCGCTCGATTATGTATTAATTGAAACTGAAAAATGGTTGAAGAAAGAAGAAACAAAGAACAAGATTGGAACCCTTGCTAAACAATTATTAGATAATACGAAGGCTGACGGCTTTATGAAGATGGCCATTCAATCTTTTAGTCAAATGATTAATGCAGAGAAGTTAGGGAATATGTTACAACCTTTCTTTCTAAAAAGAATCGTGCTTCTTCAAGAGCCTAATAATTCATACCGAAAAGCGATTATTGATAAAATTCACAGTGAGATAAGAAATGTGAATGAGCGAAGAGAATTAATCACAGAACTTGGCGAGTGGAAGAACACCATCGTTGACGAGTGGAATCCGTCAGAGCAATTAACTACACTTTTAGAAAAAATGAAGGTTAGACTTATTCAACAAGCTCAAGATGACGAGTGGATTAAGCAAAATGTAATTACTATTTTGCAGAAACAAATACAAAATCTAAAAGAAGATTCAACTAAGATGATGAATATAGAAGGCTGGATTCAAAACCAACTTTCACTCATGGTGGAGAAGTATCATGCGAAAATCGGACAACTCGTTAAAGAAAACCTTGAAAAACTGGATAATGAGACATTAATAAATATTATTGAGAATAACGTAGGAAAAGATCTACAATGGATCAGGGTAAACGGGGCGATCTGTGGATTTATGATAGGAATTCTCTTAACTACCTTTAAGATGGTAGTTTAAAAAAGAATCATAAGAAAAGACCGATTAAAGGTGTGCTTTAGAACCTTTTGAATCGGTCTTTTCTTATACATGCTTATGTACATTCAACTCAAAGGTTTATCAGATACGGGTGATGAAAGTCTCATCAATGTTGAAGGTTGTCCAAATGTCATGGAATCATCTATAAAACGTTCTAAAGATTCTACGGTTTGGGTAACAACTTTAATGAGGTAGTTATATTGTCCAGCTAGGCGATGACATTCAATCACATCAGGATGATCTTTGCAGAATTCAACAAATGGTTTGCATTTCGTATTGTCGTACAAGATATATGCCATGATAGGTTTATTCAATTTTTCAGGATTAATAATGGCTTTATAACCCTCAATTACTTGTTTATCTTCGAGTTTTTTAACACGTTCATGAACGGCAGGATTGGAAAGACCCACTTTCTTACCTAATGCCGTTATGGATATTCGCGCATCTTGCTGCAAATGTAAAAGAATCTCTTTATCAATTTCGTCCATTATGATCCCCTCAACTTTAAAAAATTAAGTATAACTCATTAAATTCCGATGGTTTTAAAGAAAATCATTGGAAATAGCGTAATTATTCCATGTAAAAGCATTTCTGGAAAAAATATAATATATGTAGGAAGTAATTACAAGAAAAAGGGGTTAGAAACAAATGTTAGAAATGAGAAAGCAATGTGAAAAATGTTCTTTAGAGCTTCACGATAAGTCCGATGCTTACATATGTGTTCATGAATGTACGTACTGCGAAACATGCACGTCTGAAATGAATCATGTTTGTATGAACTGTAACGGTGAACTAGTAAGGCGTCCAAAAGCGGGAGCGCAAATCATAAGTTGTCAAATAGGTTAATGATGGGAGTTTGAGTATCAACTTAAGCAAATTTATATAAAAATGACTAGAATGGGTTTAATAGTTTACGAGTTTGGTAATAATACTAATAACAATAAACTCATTTTAGGAGGAACTAAAATGCTAACGACAACTGTAAACTTGACTGAATATGCTGGGAACAAGGATTTTGACTTAAATGGTTACATATCTCAATTAATTTCAACACCTTCACAAAAGAAATAACGAATGGCAGCCTATAAGGCTGTTTTTTTGTTTCAATAAAAATTCCATAAAACTGTTAGAGAAGAATCATTGGAAATCCTTACCTCTTTAAGTAACATGAAAAAATAAAGTTATATGAGGAGGTAATATGATTTTAGACACTGATTATAAGTGGTTTAAGTTTATTAATGAACGTGTTTCAACCTATCCGCTAATGGATCATTTAATGATTTTCTTTGCCGAATACGTTCAATATGCATTTGTTTTATTATTGATTATGCTGTGGTGGAGAAATAAAAAGAATGATAGGGTAATTGTATTTCAAGCCTTGTTTGCATTCTCATTATCATACACAGTGAATCGACTGATTGAGTTGTTCCTTTATCGAGAGAGGCCATTTATAGCACATGACATCGTACAATTGGTAGAGCATGCTGCGAACTCGTCTTTTCCTAGTGATCACGCAGCTTCAGCCATATCGATTGCTGCAACCTTAATGATGGTAACACTAGGGTATAGATATGTATGGTGTTTGTTCGCCATCTTGATCGCATTTTCAAGAGTTTGGGTGGGGGTTCATTATCCATTCGATGTATTAGCTGGCGCACTAATCGGAGCACTAATCGCACTTGTTACCCATTTTATACTCATTAAAATGAAACCCATCGCTGATTTTCTTAGAAGGCCTATCTTTAACCCATAGTCCTACATACACAAATAACCAGAGGCATCTTAGCCTCTGGTTATTACTTTTGCTCTAAGAGTATAATTATTTCTTGGTTCCTTTAATTGATACTGTATGAAAACCCCTTGAATCAGGACCTCTTACTAACGAAACATCCTTAAATCCAATATCGTTCATGAATGGCATAACTTGATCTTCTGAAACTTTCTTTACACTTTTCCACGTTTCATTTTCTTTACCATTGGAAAAAGTAATAACCACTATTCCGCCAGGCTTAAGAACTCTATAAATTTCCGAAACGATTGTTTCTACCTCATTCCAAAAATAAATGGTTTGAATACTATACAACTTATTGAACATATTGTCATGAAACGGAAGGTCGTTAAAATTTGCTTCTACCAGTTTAGCCTTCTGATTGTTAATCGCTTTTTTGTTGCGAGCGGTAGCCGAACGAATGGCGGTCGCAGAAAGATCGATACCGACAATTTCCTGAACTTGATATTTTTCTGAGATTAATTGTATGGCATAGCCTGCACCACAACCAAGTTCTAAGACACAATCATGATTTTGTAACTCTAATAAATTTATAGTCCATTCAGTTTCAGGTTTGTGTTGTCTGACCATCTTTTCTACAATATATGTACCAATTAATCCTTTAGGTGTATGGTAGTTCTGATCTACATACTCTTTTATAGAATGAAGTAATTTCATTGTTTTCTCCTTTAAAATAAAAGCTTGTACTTAATTTATTCGCTTTATTCTAAAGTACACCTTCTTATATAAACAAGTGGTTAAGTTTTATCTTGATAAAAGTAAAATACCAGGAGCCAGTACTAATATAGTAAGGAATGGGACCTGGTGTGCTTATTAATTCTTTATATAGTGGCAACAATTTCACAAGACGTAATATTTAATGTCCAACCGCCACTAATGACTCCAATATCACCACCAACAAAATCTTGTACATATAGGCTCCACAATCCATTTGCAATTGTATCATTATAGGTAGAGAGTTGTGTCCCGTATGGCGGAGATGGTGCTGGTAAACTGAAATTACGGGTACATAAACCACTTGGCTGATAGGTACCAGAAACAATTGGTGTAGGAACTTGACTAGGGGCACTATCATCAAAAGTGATAGTTGCATTTACGGCATCATCGCCACCACCGGCACAGTTCATAAGATTAACGGTTTGACCCTGTGGACCAACTAATAAAAATCCAACATCATCTGGAAATGTATGACTAAACCCATTTATAGTTACGGTTGCTTTAATAATACGACCAGTTAATCCAGTTACTTCAATTTCAGAGGGGTATGGAACACCTGGTAATAAATCAGGTATTTCAATAGGAAATGAATTCGTAAAAGTTGTAGTTTGTTCAACACAAGGAGGAATAATTCCAATGGAACATATACAATAACAATCAAGTAGAATAGGTGAACCATTAAGTAAGCCGATTAAACAATGACCATTGAATCGAACAAAGGATATTCGAAGGGTCTCAGAAGAACCTTTCAGCAAAACCTGAAGAATTGTACCAGTACGTAAACAACGAAATGTCTGGCATACACAATTTGTGTTTATTTTCATTACCTCCATTAAAATTAAGGTTAAGATATGGTATGTAGTACGATGAAATATTGTGATGCTTTGTCCCTTGATTTTAGATGTACTTGAAAGGATTGAGAGTATTGGATAATAATCAAGTTAAAATCTTACCTTATCTACCTGAATTCGCAGAACAAACCGTAAAAATGTGGCGTAACAGTAAATATGAAGCGATCGGAGTAAAAGAGATTCATAGTTTTGAAAGTCATATCTATTTTCTAAATAACATTTTAATAAAAGAATTTATCGTTGAGTTAGCGCTCGTTAATGAAAAAGTTGCAGGAATGATCGCTTATCATCAATCAGAAATAAGCCAGCTGTATGTACATAATGAGTTTCAGCAATTAGGAATCGGTAAAACATTGCTTCAGCGAGCAAAGGAACACTCTACTGAAAGGCTAACTTTACACACATTTGAAGTGAACAAGAACGCACAACGTTTCTATGAAAAGAATGGGTTTAAGGTTATTGGAAGAGGACATGAGAATGAAGAAAACTTACCTGATCTTCTATACGAGTGGAAAGCAAAAGAATAAATGGTTATGGAAGATGCCCAACCGACTAACACAACATATCAATAACACAGAATTACTACTCACGGAGTGCACTTTTAAAAATTAGAAGTGCACTTTTCTTTATGACCAAATGGAAGAAGAAGGGATTCGAGATGTGGATTTAGAATTAAAGCATAGACTCATGTCTAACATATGAGGAGATCAGGAAATGTTCAATAAATTTAGGTTTGATACCATTTATGATGAACAGAATGCAATAACACCCTTAGTCGTTATGATGTGTGGCGTAGCCGGTTCCGGAAAAACTACTTTTTCACAACAGTTAGAGAAGAAAGGTTTTATTCGCCTTTCAATTGATGAAGAAATATGGTCTACCCATGGTCGTTGGGGCATTGACTTTCCTATGGAAAAATTCGAGGAATACAGAAGAGAAGCAGAAAATAAATTACGTCAGCGGCTCATTCAGTTAATACACTGTAAACAACAAGTAGTCATCGATTTTAGCTTTTGGGATCGTTCAAGAAGGATCCAATATAAAAAGCTGATTGAAGAAGCTGGAGGTAAATGGATGTTGATTTATTTAAAGGTTCATCCGGATGAGTTACGAAAGCGGTTAAAGATACGGAACAAACGCTTTGATGCGAATTCTTTCCCAATTTCAGAGGAACGATTGGCTTCTTACCTTAATGGTTTTGAAGTTCCAAAAGATGAAGGGGAAATCGTAGTTGAAAATTAATCCAAACATTTAGAAGGGGAAATTTCATATGTTATCAACTGATTGTTATACCTATAAGATTAAAGGGGGAAGAAAAGTAACGGTAAGAGATGCTTCCATACAGGATGCTGAAAGGATGTTAATGGCTGCCCCAAAATCATTGGTGGACGCTCCTTACATGTTAACTACTGTGGAGGATCTTAAAAAGTTAAGCCTAGAAGATATCAAAAATGAGTTAGAAAACTACGCAGCAAATCCAAATTACCTTAAACTCATTGCTGAATATAAAAATGAGATTGCGGGTGTGATTGATTTTAAAAACGGAAACAAAGATAAAGTCGCACATCAAGGTTCTTTTGCGATGACCGTGTTACCCCAATATCGAAATCTTGGTGTTGGAAGAGCGCTGATAGAATCACTCATTTCTTGGGCAAGAAAAAATGAAACGATTGAAAAGGTCTGTCTAGAGGTCATGGAAGACAACCTCGGAGCCATACACTTATATAAAGCACTGAATTTTGTTGAAGAAGGAAGAAAAGCAAAAGCGATTAAAATGAATGGACGATATCAAGATTTAATTCTGATGGCTTTATTTGTTTAATCACTGAAGACCTTCCATATATCCATTTAGAATAACTTAATCGATTAGAACAGGGGGTGATGAAGTTGGCATTTGTAATAGCCTCAGGAATTTTAGTCTTTTTAGTATTTCTTGCAATACGTCTTACTAAAGGTAAAACAACAAAAAGAAAACTCATCGTTTGGGGTTCTTTCATTATGGTGGGTTTTAATCCGTTTTTAACTTTTCTCATTTCTATTCCAGTTGGTGTAGCAGTCGGTGATGGGTTTGCTGCTGTGGGTATGATGATGCTGTTATTACCTGCTTTCTTTGTCATTGGATTGATTACGTTGTTGGCAGGGGTTTTTACGACTAATAAGGTTGAGGATGCATAAGAGATTTCAAGTTTGAAAGGAAGATGGAAAGTGAAGTTGCAAGGACCTATCACGTTTACATTAGTTATGTTTACAGGTACACTTCTAAAATTCTTTATTCCAGAGCAATAGTCAGTCTGGCAAGGTGCTTTAATGGCTGGGGGAATAGTTGGAATCATGTTATGGGGCTTTATTAAAATTGGATTAGCTAAGAAAACAATATCCACTTGGTTAGGTGTTTCATTAATGATTGCAGCTTTTTTTACCTCTGTATATCTTTCGAATCTTTATGAAAAGGGCCCAAATACTTTAAATCAGAACAGGACTTTTAATGAACTAAATTAATAGGTTGTGGTAGGGAGTGGTGGGATAGTATGGAGTTATTATTACCAGAGAATGTTAAGAGGTACTATTGGTATCTGTTTCCAATAGTCATGCTCTTATTGACATTACATGCAGCTTTTTATGGAAAGGATCTCCATTACTTCGGTCTTAATGAACTCGAGGACCTTGGTCGCTTAATTTTTGTTTTTTTAGTTAAAGCTTGTGAAAGTGCTCTAATTACAGTTTTGTTAATATGGTTGTATACTAAAATGAAATCTAAATATAAAAATCTCTAAGAAAGTTCGAGTTTATAATGAGTGAAATCAAAGAAATCTGGAAACCACTCTCGGTTTACGAGATCCAGGGTATATTAAGCCCAATTCCTATACAATGGTGGATTGCTGGTGGCTGGGCACTAGATTTATATCTAGATAGAATGACCCGAGAACATGATGATATAGATGTGGTCATTTTGAGATCTCAACACCTACTTTTACAGAGATATTTGGCAAGTGACTGGGAAGGGTATAAAGCATTCAAAGGAAAATTAACACCCTGGAATATGAACGAAAAACTAGAAACTCATTTTGATAATCTCTGGTTTAAGAAAAAGGGAGAGTCCACTTGGGCTATTCAAGTGATGATCATAGATTCAGAGAATGATTATTGGATTTATAAACGAAATGGTACAATAAGAAAGAAGCTGTCGGATATTGAAATGACAACTTCTGCTGAAGTCCCTTATTTAAGACCAGAAATTCAGCTTTTATATAAGGGTGGCAGTTCAGTGATTCGGGAAAAAGATAAGCTAGATCTAGAGAATGTCTTGCCAGCGCTGGATAATGTAAGTAGAGAATGGTTAAGAGATTCATTGACCATTCAGTATCCTAATGGTCATCCATGGATTGAACGAATAAATGCGTACATAAATAGTTCACATAATAGGAAACGAGAGTAAGGGTGGTGTATCGCTTCCCTTATTTTCTTTTTCTGTAAGTAAAATTTTTCAGTAAAAAGGTGAAGTCCTATGAGTAAAATCGTTATTTTAGCAGAAAAACCATCACAAGCGAAGGCTTATGCAGACGCCTTTACGGTAAAGAAAAAAGATAAAACATTTATCGAATTAAACCCATGCAGCATCTTTCCGAATGGCGCGACCATTACATGGGGAATCGGCCATTTAGTTGAGCTGAAGCAACCTAAAGAATATAAGTCTGAATGGGGAACGTGGCGTTTGTCTTCTTTACCGATCTTACCTGAACGA encodes:
- a CDS encoding GNAT family N-acetyltransferase, with amino-acid sequence MLMAAPKSLVDAPYMLTTVEDLKKLSLEDIKNELENYAANPNYLKLIAEYKNEIAGVIDFKNGNKDKVAHQGSFAMTVLPQYRNLGVGRALIESLISWARKNETIEKVCLEVMEDNLGAIHLYKALNFVEEGRKAKAIKMNGRYQDLILMALFV